In Myripristis murdjan chromosome 9, fMyrMur1.1, whole genome shotgun sequence, the following proteins share a genomic window:
- the ap3s1 gene encoding AP-3 complex subunit sigma-1 isoform X2: MIKAILIFNNHGKPRLSKFYEHYSEDTEQQIIRETFHLVSKRDENVCNFLEGGMLIGGSDNKLIYRHYATLYFVFCVDSSESELGILDLIQVFVETLDKCFENVCELDLIFHVDKVHNILAEMVMGGMVLETNMNEIITQVDAQNKMEKSETFIFQSTRQDR, translated from the exons ATGATAAAAGCCATTCTAATATTCAACAACCACGGGAAACCGAGGCTTTCTAAATTCTACGAGCACTAT AGTGAAGACACAGAGCAACAGATCATCAGGGAAACCTTTCACTTGGTCTCAAAAAGAGATGAGAACGTCTGTAATTTCCTTGAAGGTGGAAT gTTGATCGGAGGATCAGACAACAAGCTGATCTACAGACACTACGCCACACtgtactttgtgttttgtgtggacTCCTCAGAGAGTGAACTAGGAATTTTAGACTTAATCCAG GTGTTTGTCGAAACGCTGGACAAATGCTTTGAGAATGTGTGTGAACTTGATTTAATTTTCCACGTAGACAAg GTCCACAACATTCTGGCAGAGATGGTGATGGGCGGCATGGTCCTGGAGACCAACATGAACGAAATCATCACGCAGGTGGACGCGCAGAACAAGATGGAGAAGTCTGAG ACTTTTATCTTTCAGTCTACCAGGCAGGACAGGTAG
- the cdo1 gene encoding cysteine dioxygenase type 1, translated as MEHTEVAKPETLDDLIKMLHEIFKSDNINVEEVQTLMESYESKPQEWKKFAIFDQYRYTRNLVDEGNGKFNLIILCWGEGHGSSIHDHTDSHCFMKMLQGQLKETQFEWPKSQGDMVQKSQRILLENKVAYINDSIGLHRVENASHTEGAVSLHLYSPPFQTCQTFDQRTGHKNTVQMTFWSKYGERIPVETKRSQENN; from the exons ATGGAGCACACAGAGGTAGCGAAGCCAGAAACTCTTGATGATCTGATAAAGATGCTGCATGAAATCTTTAAGAGTGACAACATTAATGTGGAGGAGGTCCAGACCCTCATGGAATCATATGAGAGCAAGCCACAGGAATGGAAGAAGTTCGCCATATTCGACCAGTACAG GTACACGAGGAACTTGGTCGATGAAGGCAATGGGAAGTTCAATCTGATTATTCTGTGCTGGGGAGAAGGCCATGGCAG TAGTATCCACGACCACACAGACTCCCACTGTTTCATGAAGATGCTGCAGGGCCAGCTGAAGGAAACACAGTTTGAGTGGCCAAAATCCCAGGGGGACATGGTCCAGAAATCACAGAGGATTCTACTGGAAAACAAGGTTGCTTACATAAATG ACTCCATTGGCCTGCATCGGGTGGAAAATGCCAGCCATACAGAGGGCGCAGTCAGCCTGCATCTGTACAGCCCCCCTTTCCAGACCTGCCAGACCTTTGACCAGCggacaggccacaagaacacggTCCAGATGACCTTCTGGAGCAAATACGGAGAGAGGATCCCAGTT GAAACCAAAAGGTCACAAGAGAACAACTAA